From the genome of Candidatus Methylopumilus turicensis, one region includes:
- a CDS encoding SemiSWEET transporter, producing MPQDISDILGYSAAFLTTIAFAPQAYQSWKTRNLEGISLPMYSLFTTGVALWFFYGLTIHSMPVIIANAITLVLSAIVLALKIQQVLKKK from the coding sequence ATGCCTCAAGATATAAGCGACATCCTTGGCTATAGTGCTGCTTTCCTCACGACCATTGCTTTTGCCCCGCAAGCTTACCAATCATGGAAAACACGCAACCTTGAAGGCATCTCATTGCCGATGTATAGCCTTTTTACCACAGGCGTAGCGCTTTGGTTCTTTTATGGATTAACGATCCATAGCATGCCGGTGATTATCGCCAACGCCATCACCTTGGTACTATCAGCCATCGTGCTTGCATTGAAAATTCAGCAAGTCCTCAAAAAAAAGTAA